A stretch of Vigna angularis cultivar LongXiaoDou No.4 chromosome 4, ASM1680809v1, whole genome shotgun sequence DNA encodes these proteins:
- the LOC108330329 gene encoding uncharacterized protein LOC108330329, producing the protein MENQVEVQEGMKADIQQLKEQMRQVLKTLDALQDPGCLCTQRSQQGAPEARTFPSYGLPPNYPPPSGVDSRHLDTQKAEGNAVEVEHEPGATTFTIPGQTIQPGIESTIMKKQLETKSPSSVITPADFKDDKSILEVLEKRLRAIEDEGSFEFGDAKKLCLVPDVVIPPKFRPPEFEKYRGNTCPRGHISMYCRKMAAYALDEKLLIHFFQESLTDEALTWYMHLDTTHIYSWKHLVETFLRQYGYDKDLTPDRAQLQNMVKKESESFREYAQRWREIAAQVEPRLSDKEMTTTFLSTLQPPFYEHMLKISISSSFTDIVIIGERVESGKRSGKIALGPELVASLNDYGPGHEKDKKRRANSHFTAYPQMSHSYGSSRAIERRNYNRDKRVANFTPIPMTYTELLPDLLRRNLIKICPTRPIRPPYPRSYDVNARCDYHGGACGHSIEACKALKRKVQSLIDSGCLKFEEMQSSTVARLEFTSTNAMDE; encoded by the coding sequence atggagaaccaagtaGAAGTTCAAGAGGGAATGAAAGCCGATATCCAAcagctgaaggaacaaatgagacaAGTCCTAAAGACCCTGGATGCCTTACAAGATCCTGGATGTTTATGCACGCAACGATCACAACAAGGAGCTCCAGAAGCACGaactttcccttcctatggtcttcCCCCGAATTATCCTCCACCCTCAGGAGTGGACTCGAGACATCTTGACACTCAAAAGGCCGAAGGTAATGCAGTTGAAGTAGAACACGAGCCTGGGGCAACCACTTTCACAATTCCTGGGCAGACGATCCAACCAGGTATTGAGAGCACGATAATGAAAAAACAACTTGAGACGAAGTCTCCATCTTCTGTCATTACACCAGCAGATTTTAAGGATGATAAGAGCATATTAGAAGTCCTTGAAAAGAGGTTGAGAGCCATAGAGGAtgaaggaagttttgaatttggagatgcTAAAAAACTATGTTTAGTTCCTGATGTGGTGATACCTCCAAAGTTCAGGCCGCCAGAGTTCGAGAAATATCGGGGAAATACTTGCCCGAGGGGCCATATAAGCATGTACTGCAGGAAAATGGCAGCTTATGCCCTCgatgaaaaacttttgattcattTCTTCCAAGAAAGTTTAACTGACGAGGCTCTAACTTGGTACATGCACTTAGATACTACTCACATCTACTCATGGAAGCATCTGGTTGAGACATTCCTAAGGCAGTATGGATATGATAAAGATTTGACACCTGACAGAGCACAATTGCAGAACATGGTGAAGAAAGAATCTGAATCATTCAGAGAATATGCCCAAAGGTGGAGAGAGATAGCTGCTCAAGTAGAACCGCGTCTGAGCGACAAGGAGATGACTACCACGTTTTTGAGTACTCTGCAACCACCATTTTATGAGCACATGttaaaaatctcaatttcctcAAGTTTTACTGACATAGTAATAATTGGAGAGAGGGTTGAGAGTGGCAAAAGAAGTGGAAAAATTGCACTAGGCCCAGAGCTAGTAGCCAGTTTAAACGATTATGGTCCTGGACATGAGAAGGATAAGAAGCGAAGAGCTAATTCCCATTTTACTGCCTATCCTCAAATGTCACATTCCTATGGGTCCAGTCGAGCCATTGAGCGAAGAAATTACAATCGCGATAAGAGGGTCGCCAACTTCACTCCTATCCCCATGACCTATACAGAGCTACTACCAGATCTTCTCCGCAGAAACCTCATAAAGATTTGTCCAACCAGGCCTATACGACCTCCGTATCCAAGGAGCTATGACGTAAATGCCAGATGTGATTATCATGGAGGGGCGTGTGGACATTCAATAGAGGCATGCAAGGCTCTGAAACGTAAAGTGCAATCTTTGATCGATTcaggatgtttaaagtttgaagaaatgcAATCCAGCACTGTGGCAAGACTTGAGTTCACCTCTACAAATGCCATGGACGAGTGA
- the LOC108318912 gene encoding putative receptor-like protein kinase At3g47110 — MTLLRLILLLCFLLTHFHHILCDSNTDREALLSFKSQVTDPKNALSGWSTHSNHCTWYGVTCSKVGNRVQYLNLPGLSLSGKLSPHLSNLTFLHSLDLSNNTFHGQIPQSFGNLSLLSTILLSSNNLSGTIPPQLGYLHRLQSLDFSVNNLTGQIPPSFANLSSLQNLSLARNHLEGEIPTELGNLRNLSFLQISVNNFSGKFPTSIFNMSSLVFLSVTENNLTGELPQNFGHFLPNLKILYLATNMFEGVIPNSISNASHLQEIDFANNMFTGPIPLFCNLKNLTRLILGNNFLSSTTSLNFQFFDCLRNSTELQQLRIYGNHLTGELPKSFANLSSNLQHLCVADNSFFGSIPQGMKKFENIISLSFEYNFFTGELPSEIGALNNLQQLVINNNRLSGHIPDTFGNLTNLFNLAMGNNQLSGRIQQSIGQCKRLNYLDMNMNRFGGTVPDEIFQLPSLITLYLAGNSLQGPLPPMKQLETMDISDNQLSGNIPVEIGGCLSLKSLTMARNRFNGSIPTKIGNLASLETLDLSLNSLTGAIPESLGQLEYIQKLNLSFNHLEGEVPMKGLFTNLTKFDLRGNNQLCSLNKEIVQNFGVLLCAVGKKKRKILLPIILAVVGAVALFISTLFLFWTMTSGDKKRKEGKTSVSSAPLKGLPQNISYGDILTATNNFAAENLIGKGGFGSVYKGVFRFSTGETATLAVKVLDLQQSRASKSFVAECEALKNVRHRNLVKVITSCSSLDYKGEEFKALVMQFMPNGNLDMKIHPEDEESGSFLTLMQRLNIAIDVACAMEYLHHGCDPPIVHCDLKPANVLLDENMVAHIADFGLARFLSQNTSEKQSTLGLKGSIGYIAPEYGQGGKASTEGDVYSFGTLLLEMFTAKKPTDEIFKEGLSVSTFLSAMDKNEMLKVVDRRLIDGYGYWKQSSSSEDYSDELNGKTDWMHNAEECIADVIRLGFCCMADQPKERWSMRDASSKLQTIKHSMLPFQL, encoded by the exons ATGACCCTATTGAGACTCATTTTGCTCTTATGTTTCCTACTTACTCATTTTCATCACATCCTATGTGACAGTAACACAGACAGAGAAGCCCTTCTTTCTTTCAAATCTCAAGTCACTGACCCTAAAAATGCTCTCTCTGGGTGGTCCACACACTCCAATCACTGCACCTGGTATGGTGTCACATGCTCCAAAGTTGGAAACAGGGTCCAATATCTTAATCTACCAGGACTTTCCCTCTCTGGCAAACTCTCCCCTCACCTTTCCAACCTCACTTTCCTACACTCACTCGACCTTTCCAACAATACTTTTCATGGCCAAATTCCTCAATCATTTGGCAATCTCTCTCTTCTCAGTACCATTCTATTATCTTCCAACAATCTCAGTGGTACAATTCCACCACAACTGGGTTATCTCCACCGTCTACAAAGTTTAGACTTTTCTGTCAATAATCTCACTGGTCAGATTCCTCCATCATTTGCCAATCTCTCTTCTCTTCAGAATCTTTCCTTGGCAAGAAACCATTTGGAGGGGGAGATTCCAACTGAACTTGGTAATCTCCGcaatctttcctttcttcaaatCTCAGTAAATAATTTCTCTGGCAAGTTTCCCACTTCTATCTTCAACATGTCTTCCTTAGTCTTTTTATCCGTGACAGAAAACAATCTTACAGGTGAGTTACCACAAAATTTTGGCCATTTTCTTCCAAATTTAAAGATTCTATACCTGGCAACTAATATGTTTGAAGGAGTAATTCCGAATTCCATATCCAATGCCTCACATCTTCAAGAGATTGACTTTGCCAACAATATGTTTACTGGGCCCATACCTCTATTCTGCAACTTAAAAAACCTTACCCGCCTCATTCTTGGtaataattttctctcttccacaACTTCGTTAAATTTTCAGTTCTTTGATTGCCTTAGAAACTCTACCGAGTTGCAGCAACTCCGGATCTATGGAAACCACTTGACTGGGGAGCTTCCAAAATCTTTTGCTAATCTGTCATCAAATCTCCAACATTTATGTGTTGCTGATAACTCTTTTTTTGGCAGCATTCCTCAAGGAAtgaagaaatttgaaaatatcataTCCTTGTcctttgaatataattttttcactGGGGAGTTACCATCAGAAATAGGAGCACTAAACAATCTACAGCAACTTGTGATAAACAACAACAGATTGTCTGGGCACATTCCAGACACTTTTGGCAATCTAACAAATCTGTTTAACCTTGCAATGGGAAATAACCAACTCTCGGGTAGAATACAACAAAGTATTGGACAATGCAAGAGATTAAATTATCTTGACATGAATATGAATAGATTTGGTGGGACCGTACCAGATGAGATTTTTCAACTTCCTAGCTTAATTACGTTGTATTTAGCAGGAAACTCTCTGCAGGGTCCGCTACCTCCTATG AAACAGCTTGAGACCATGGATATTTCTGACAACCAGTTGTCAGGGAACATTCCTGTGGAAATAGGGGGGTGTTTGAGCTTGAAGTCGCTAACGATGGCAAGAAACAGATTCAATGGTTCGATCCCCACAAAAATTGGGAATTTAGCATCCCTTGAGACTTTGGATTTATCATTAAACAGTCTCACTGGTGCTATTCCTGAAAGTTTAGGACAGCTCGAGTATATACAGAAATTAAATTTGTCTTTCAACCATTTGGAAGGGGAGGTTCCTATGAAAGGTCTTTTTACGAACCTTACCAAATTTGATCTTCGAGGTAACAATCAACTCTGTAGCCTTAACAAGGAAATTGTCCAGAATTTTGGAGTACTCCTGTGTGCTGTtggcaaaaagaaaagaaagattttaCTGCCTATCATTCTTGCAGTCGTTGGTGCTGTTGCTTTGTTCATTTCAACGCTCTTTCTATTTTGGACAATGACGTCAGgagataagaaaagaaaagaagggaAAACTAGTGTGTCATCTGCCCCTCTTAAAGGGCTGCCTCAAAATATTTCTTACGGCGATATTCTCACTGCCACAAACAACTTTGCAGCTGAAAACTTGATCGGAAAAGGAGGCTTTGGTTCTGTGTATAAGGGTGTGTTCAGGTTCAGCACTGGGGAAACCGCCACTCTTGCTGTCAAAGTCCTGGACCTGCAGCAAAGCAGAGCTTCCAAGAGTTTCGTTGCTGAGTGCGAAGCTTTGAAAAATGTCAGGCATCGGAACCTAGTAAAGGTTATCACTTCTTGCTCCAGCCTTGATTATAAAGGAGAGGAATTTAAGGCCCTTGTCATGCAATTCATGCCCAATGGCAACTTGGACATGAAAATACACCCGGAAGATGAAGAGTCGGGATCTTTTCTAACCTTGATGCAAAGACTGAACATTGCCATTGATGTTGCTTGTGCTATGGAGTACTTGCACCATGGCTGCGACCCACCGATAGTTCATTGTGATCTGAAACCTGCCAATGTCCTTCTCGATGAAAATATGGTGGCACATATTGCAGATTTTGGATTAGCAAGGTTTCTCTCCCAAAATACATCAGAGAAGCAAAGCACTCTAGGGCTGAAAGGATCAATCGGCTACATTGCCCCAG AATATGGTCAAGGAGGCAAGGCTTCAACTGAGGGCGATGTGTACAGCTTTGGGACTCTTCTGTTAGAGATGTTTACGGCCAAAAAACCAACTGATGAAATATTCAAAGAAGGATTGAGCGTAAGCACATTTTTGTCAGCCATGGATAAGAATGAAATGCTGAAAGTCGTTGATAGAAGGCTTATTGATGGTTATGGATATTGGAAACAAAGCTCAAGCAGTGAGGATTATAGCGATGAACTTAACGGAAAAACAGATTGGATGCATAATGCGGAGGAGTGCATAGCTGATGTGATAAGACTTGGGTTTTGTTGCATGGCTGATCAACCCAAAGAACGATGGAGCATGAGAGACGCCTCATCAAAATTGCAAACAATTAAGCACTCTATGCTGCCCTTTCAACTTTAG